A genome region from Penicillium psychrofluorescens genome assembly, chromosome: 3 includes the following:
- a CDS encoding uncharacterized protein (ID:PFLUO_004980-T1.cds;~source:funannotate) translates to MWSSTSGNWTALGVAMLAVLLFWTISATTSFSPFTRALPRLRNKRICLLIAHPDDEAMFFAPTVLALTKPELGNHLKILCFSTGNAAGLGETRKKELQKSAMKLGLREESDVFIVDDPDRFPDSMQAHWSEAEIASLLASAFAPDLSGGQKSNGSSVTTATAATTTTTTTTTSSSSKQRKQKHQQAVPQPKQPQHSQPHDGPAAATIDVLLTFDQHGISNHPNHRSLYHGAVHFLRELMKDKAGYTCPVTLYTLTSTSIFRKYAGVLDAPVTMALGAWSNLASRFTSTKSKSKAASDAGPVRLLFVSSIGEWMTAQSAMVKGHASQMVWFRWGWITLGRYMTVNDLKREKV, encoded by the coding sequence ATGTGGTCCTCCACCTCGGGCAATTGGACCGCCCTCGGGGTGGCAATGCTCGCCGTCCTTCTCTTCTGGACTATATCCGCAaccacctccttctcccccttcACCCGCGCCCTGCCCCGCCTGCGCAACAAGCGCATCTGCCTCCTGATCGCGCaccccgacgacgaggccatgTTCTTCGCGCCCACCGTGCTAGCTCTCACCAAGCCGGAGCTGGGCAATCACCTCAAGATCCTGTGCTTCAGCACTGGCAACGCAGCCGGGCTCGGCGAGACGCGCAAAAAGGAGCTCCAGAAGAGCGCGATGAAGCTTGGTCTGCGTGAGGAGTCGGATGTTTTCATTGTTGATGACCCCGACCGCTTTCCGGATAGCATGCAGGCGCATTGGTCGGAGGCTGAGATTGCGTCCTTGTTGGCGTCGGCGTTTGCGCCAGACTTGTCGGGTGGGCAGAAGTCTAATGGCTCGTCTGTTACGACTGCTActgccgccaccaccaccaccaccaccaccaccacatcttcctcctccaaacAGAGGAAGCAGAAACACCAACAGGCGGTTCCGCAACCGAAACAACCGCAACACTCCCAGCCCCATGACGGTCCCGCAGCAGCTACCATCGACGTACTCCTCACCTTCGATCAACACGGCATAAGCAACCACCCCAACCATCGATCCCTCTACCACGGTGCAGTCCACTTCCTGCGCGAGCTCATGAAAGACAAAGCCGGCTACACCTGTCCCGTGACGCTGTACACGCTCACCTCGACCTCAATCTTCCGCAAATACGCCGGCGTACTCGACGCCCCCGTGACCATGGCTCTAGGCGCATGGAGCAATCTCGCTTCGCGGTTCACAtccaccaagtccaagtccaaggccgCCTCGGATGCGGGGCCCGTCCGGCTGCTGTTTGTCAGCTCGATCGGGGAGTGGATGACCGCCCAGTCGGCTATGGTCAAAGGCCATGCTAGCCAGATGGTCTGGTTCCGATGGGGGTGGATTACTCTCGGGCGATATATGACTGTCAATGATTTGAAGCGCGAGAAGGTCTAg